In a single window of the uncultured Dysgonomonas sp. genome:
- a CDS encoding helix-turn-helix domain-containing protein, whose product MKNILLSDKLIAAIQDYMPENQKAVPFLMDILDISRESAYRRVRGDIPLTLEEAAIISAKLGLSLDELVGQNSKERAFFDLNVSKTLEATESYSQIINNINNIYEKIRKAKSSEVIIANNRVSIVLTANYEYIKKFRYFKWIHQTHNVPLNFYFSELEVPSQLNADYKKYAYNYLRMNNITLIIDKNVFSSLIDEMLYYYRRNLIDKEELKAMQEELRQIVNELEQILQTGTNKAGVNMLIYLSALNIESNYSYLEYDGNVCSQFWVYTVNPIMVFNHEACAIQKKWLESLMKYSTLITKSNELLQAEFLNTQREYIEAMISD is encoded by the coding sequence ATGAAGAATATATTACTGAGCGACAAACTAATCGCTGCTATACAAGACTATATGCCTGAAAATCAAAAAGCAGTTCCATTCCTGATGGATATACTGGATATAAGCAGAGAATCTGCCTATCGCAGAGTGAGAGGGGATATACCGCTCACATTGGAAGAAGCTGCAATAATATCTGCCAAACTTGGACTTTCGCTCGACGAATTAGTAGGACAAAATAGCAAAGAACGTGCTTTTTTTGATCTGAATGTAAGTAAGACTCTTGAAGCTACAGAATCATATTCCCAGATAATAAATAATATCAACAACATTTACGAAAAAATACGAAAAGCAAAGTCCTCTGAAGTAATTATTGCAAATAACAGAGTATCTATCGTTCTGACAGCGAATTATGAATATATCAAAAAATTCAGGTATTTCAAATGGATACACCAAACACATAATGTGCCTCTCAATTTCTACTTTTCGGAATTAGAAGTCCCATCCCAACTAAATGCAGACTACAAAAAATACGCATATAACTACCTAAGGATGAACAATATTACTCTAATCATAGATAAGAATGTATTTTCATCTTTAATAGACGAAATGTTATATTATTATAGAAGAAACCTGATAGATAAAGAGGAATTGAAAGCAATGCAGGAAGAGTTGCGACAAATAGTAAACGAACTGGAGCAGATATTACAAACCGGGACAAACAAGGCTGGCGTAAATATGCTTATTTACCTATCAGCCCTAAATATCGAATCTAATTATTCCTATCTTGAATACGACGGTAATGTGTGCTCACAGTTCTGGGTATATACAGTAAACCCGATAATGGTATTCAATCACGAAGCCTGCGCCATCCAGAAAAAATGGCTCGAATCGTTAATGAAATATTCTACTCTGATAACAAAGTCAAACGAACTTCTACAGGCAGAATTCCTGAATACCCAAAGAGAGTATATAGAGGCAATGATCTCTGACTGA
- the rhaD gene encoding rhamnulose-1-phosphate aldolase produces the protein MKSILDNRPELTKRVNEVAEVAGYLWQKGWAERNGGNITINITDLVDDEIRNMKPISEVVQIGKPLPHLKGCYFFCKGTNRRMRDLARWPMKNASVIRILDDCASYVIIADNPVKPTSELPSHLSMHNYQIGIGSGYKAALHTHPIDLIAMTHNPAFLEKDKLTYLLWSMIPETRAFCPKGLGIIPYKMPSSMELADATVEMLKDYDVVMWEKHGVCSVSENIMEAFDMVDTLSKSAQIYLTAKSMGFEPEGTSMKDMEALKVAFNLPK, from the coding sequence ATGAAATCTATATTAGATAATCGCCCCGAACTCACCAAACGGGTAAATGAAGTGGCCGAAGTAGCCGGTTACCTGTGGCAAAAGGGATGGGCTGAACGGAATGGTGGAAATATCACGATCAATATCACCGATTTGGTAGATGATGAAATACGGAATATGAAGCCAATCAGCGAAGTAGTGCAGATAGGAAAACCCCTTCCGCATCTCAAAGGCTGCTATTTCTTCTGCAAAGGTACAAACAGGCGTATGCGCGACCTTGCTCGCTGGCCAATGAAGAATGCATCCGTTATACGGATTCTCGACGATTGTGCGAGCTATGTGATAATAGCGGATAATCCTGTGAAGCCCACATCTGAACTCCCGTCACATTTATCGATGCACAATTATCAGATAGGAATAGGGTCGGGATATAAAGCGGCATTGCATACGCATCCTATCGACCTGATAGCGATGACTCATAACCCTGCTTTCCTCGAAAAGGATAAACTTACCTACCTGCTTTGGAGTATGATTCCCGAAACACGGGCGTTCTGCCCAAAAGGCTTGGGTATCATCCCTTACAAAATGCCTAGCTCGATGGAACTGGCAGATGCCACGGTGGAAATGCTGAAAGACTACGATGTGGTGATGTGGGAAAAGCACGGGGTTTGCTCTGTCAGTGAAAACATTATGGAGGCTTTCGACATGGTAGATACCTTATCCAAATCGGCACAGATTTACCTGACAGCCAAATCGATGGGATTCGAGCCGGAAGGTACTTCGATGAAGGATATGGAAGCGTTGAAAGTCGCGTTCAACCTGCCGAAGTAA
- a CDS encoding rhamnulokinase family protein encodes MSNTYNFLAFDIGATSGRSIIGTLCNGKVELKELTRFPNKIIHIHDKYYWDVFALYEALKDGMRAASSQNIKVDAIGIDTWGIDFVYLGDDGSVLGTARSYRDPYTVGIPDEYFKIIPRKEVYELTGIQIMNFNSLFQLYAAKREGSSALKAAKEILFMPDALSYLLTGKKVCEYTIASTAQLLNPTTKKIENKLLEAIDINPSIIPPIVMPGQIIGNLNSILAHECGITDAPVIAIAGHDTGSAVVSVPAENENFAYLSSGTWSLMGIEVNDPIVTEESFEMNFTNEGGVDGTVRFLKNITGMWLLEQCRKEWEIAGRQYTYPEIVALSGSVNGFQSLVDPDHPSFANPECMTKAIVDFCKKTNQKAPKSDAEFIRCIFDSLALKYKYVLGCLQKVAPFPIEKLHVIGGGSQNKLLNQMTANAIGMPVVAGPGEATAIGNIMMQAKGLGLVGSLQEIRDVIRSSVSPETFYPQDTGQWDDKYQYFLTLLAP; translated from the coding sequence ATGAGCAACACGTACAATTTTCTCGCATTCGATATTGGCGCCACCAGTGGGCGCAGCATTATAGGCACATTATGTAACGGCAAAGTAGAGCTGAAAGAACTCACACGCTTTCCGAACAAAATAATACACATCCACGACAAATATTACTGGGATGTATTTGCCCTCTATGAAGCATTGAAGGATGGCATGCGCGCCGCCTCGTCCCAAAATATAAAGGTAGATGCTATCGGCATCGACACATGGGGCATAGACTTCGTATATCTGGGTGACGACGGTTCTGTGTTAGGCACAGCACGTTCATACCGTGATCCTTATACGGTAGGTATACCCGACGAGTATTTCAAAATCATACCCCGCAAGGAAGTATATGAACTGACAGGCATTCAAATTATGAATTTCAATAGCCTGTTCCAGTTATATGCTGCTAAAAGAGAAGGCTCATCCGCGCTAAAAGCTGCCAAGGAAATATTATTCATGCCCGATGCGTTATCCTATCTGCTCACAGGAAAAAAAGTATGTGAGTACACCATTGCATCTACAGCACAGCTGTTAAACCCTACGACGAAAAAGATTGAAAATAAATTACTGGAAGCAATAGATATTAATCCGTCTATCATCCCTCCAATTGTTATGCCGGGACAGATAATCGGTAATCTGAACAGTATTTTAGCACATGAATGCGGAATAACCGATGCGCCTGTCATTGCCATTGCGGGACACGATACAGGCTCGGCTGTGGTATCCGTACCAGCCGAAAATGAAAATTTTGCATACCTGAGTTCCGGCACATGGTCGCTAATGGGTATCGAAGTCAATGACCCTATAGTGACCGAAGAATCATTTGAAATGAACTTCACCAACGAAGGTGGTGTAGACGGCACAGTCCGTTTTCTCAAAAACATAACAGGCATGTGGCTTCTGGAACAATGCCGTAAAGAATGGGAGATCGCCGGCAGGCAATACACTTATCCTGAAATTGTAGCCCTGTCCGGTTCAGTAAACGGATTCCAATCGTTGGTAGACCCTGATCATCCTTCATTTGCCAATCCCGAGTGCATGACAAAGGCGATAGTTGATTTCTGTAAGAAAACGAACCAGAAAGCACCAAAAAGCGATGCGGAATTCATCCGTTGCATCTTCGACAGTCTGGCCCTTAAATATAAATATGTATTGGGTTGCCTGCAAAAGGTAGCGCCTTTCCCAATAGAGAAACTGCATGTGATTGGCGGCGGTTCGCAAAACAAATTACTGAACCAGATGACAGCCAATGCAATCGGTATGCCCGTAGTAGCAGGTCCCGGAGAAGCCACGGCAATAGGCAATATTATGATGCAGGCAAAAGGACTTGGGCTGGTCGGTTCTTTACAGGAGATAAGAGACGTTATCCGCAGCAGTGTGAGCCCCGAAACCTTCTACCCGCAGGATACCGGACAGTGGGATGACAAATATCAATACTTCCTCACCTTATTAGCCCCCTAA
- a CDS encoding L-rhamnose isomerase yields MKKNELVQKSYEIAKERYAAIGVDVDASLEKLQKIQISIHCWQADDVTGFENLGNLGGGGIQATGNYPGKARNIDELRADIEKVQTLVGGKHRLNLHEIYGDFGGKVVDRDEVEPSHFTSWMQWAKEKDLKLDFNSTSFGHPKSGDLTLANPDKSIRDFWIEHTKRCRAISEEMGKFQNDPCIMNIWVHDGSKDVTVNRYLYRSLLENSLDQIFAKEYKNMKDCIESKLFGIALESYTVGSHDFYLGYGAKKQKMVTLDMGHFHLTESVADKISSLLLFTPEIMLHVSRAVRWDSDHVVLLNDETIDLAKEIVRADALDKVHIGLDFFDASINRIGAYAIGIRSTQKAFLQGLLEPIAKLREYEANGQYFERLALLEEAKGLPWNAVWDYFCLKNNIAVGEDYIGEIQQYEKDVTSKR; encoded by the coding sequence ATGAAAAAAAATGAACTGGTACAAAAATCGTACGAAATAGCAAAAGAACGTTATGCGGCAATCGGTGTAGATGTAGACGCATCACTCGAAAAACTGCAAAAGATACAAATATCCATCCACTGCTGGCAGGCGGATGATGTTACAGGATTTGAAAATCTGGGTAATCTCGGTGGCGGTGGTATCCAAGCCACAGGAAACTATCCGGGAAAAGCCCGCAATATAGACGAACTGCGTGCCGATATTGAAAAGGTGCAGACTCTGGTAGGCGGTAAACACCGTCTCAACCTGCACGAAATATATGGCGATTTCGGAGGGAAGGTCGTAGACCGTGACGAAGTTGAACCATCCCATTTTACAAGCTGGATGCAATGGGCGAAAGAGAAAGACCTGAAACTGGACTTCAATTCTACATCATTCGGACATCCCAAGAGTGGCGACCTCACTCTGGCCAATCCCGACAAATCTATCCGCGATTTCTGGATCGAGCATACAAAACGTTGCCGTGCCATTTCGGAAGAAATGGGTAAATTCCAGAACGACCCATGTATTATGAATATTTGGGTACACGACGGATCGAAAGATGTAACTGTAAACCGTTATCTGTACCGTTCATTACTGGAAAACTCTTTAGACCAGATATTTGCAAAAGAGTATAAAAATATGAAAGACTGTATAGAGTCTAAATTATTCGGTATCGCTCTCGAGAGTTACACTGTAGGTTCACATGACTTCTACTTAGGATATGGAGCTAAAAAACAGAAGATGGTAACACTGGATATGGGACACTTCCATCTGACAGAGAGTGTAGCCGACAAGATTTCATCTTTACTACTTTTCACTCCTGAAATTATGCTACATGTCAGCCGCGCTGTTCGCTGGGATTCTGACCATGTCGTATTACTTAATGATGAGACTATCGATCTGGCAAAAGAGATTGTACGTGCCGATGCACTGGACAAAGTGCATATCGGACTGGACTTCTTCGATGCTTCTATCAACCGTATCGGCGCTTACGCAATCGGCATTCGCTCTACTCAGAAAGCATTTCTGCAAGGATTGCTCGAACCGATTGCCAAACTTCGCGAGTACGAAGCCAACGGACAATATTTCGAACGTCTTGCGTTGCTCGAAGAGGCTAAGGGTTTGCCTTGGAATGCCGTATGGGATTACTTCTGCCTGAAAAACAATATTGCTGTCGGAGAAGATTATATCGGCGAAATACAGCAATATGAAAAGGACGTAACATCGAAACGTTAA
- a CDS encoding LytTR family DNA-binding domain-containing protein, translating to MEIKCIITDDEPIARKGLRNYIEKIDFLSLTGECEDAIQLNTMLKTAQPDLLFLDIEMPHISGLELLSSIHNPPKVIIISAYEQYALKGYELDVIDYLLKPVSFERFLKAVNKVHDLLEKEMKNTGEKYVFVKSDKQLKKILLREILFIESMENYITIYTTSSKEIVYTTLKHMLDSLPGENFLQVHRSYIANIEHIKSIEGNLLNIGTHKIPVARNLRDKVFNIILNNRLISKP from the coding sequence ATGGAAATAAAATGTATCATTACAGACGACGAACCGATAGCCAGAAAAGGTTTGCGCAACTATATAGAGAAAATAGACTTCCTCTCATTAACCGGAGAATGCGAAGATGCCATTCAGCTGAATACAATGCTGAAAACAGCACAACCCGACCTGTTGTTTCTCGACATAGAGATGCCTCATATATCGGGGCTCGAATTACTATCCAGTATTCACAATCCGCCTAAAGTAATTATTATCTCAGCCTACGAACAGTATGCGCTCAAAGGCTACGAACTGGATGTGATCGATTATCTCTTAAAGCCCGTATCTTTCGAACGTTTCCTGAAAGCAGTGAATAAAGTACACGATTTGCTGGAGAAAGAGATGAAAAATACCGGAGAGAAATATGTCTTTGTCAAAAGTGATAAACAACTGAAGAAAATTCTACTGAGAGAAATTCTGTTTATAGAAAGCATGGAGAATTATATAACTATATATACTACATCTTCTAAAGAAATTGTTTACACGACCCTCAAACATATGCTGGATTCCCTACCCGGCGAAAACTTCTTACAGGTTCACAGGTCTTATATCGCAAACATCGAGCACATAAAGTCCATCGAAGGGAATCTGCTGAATATTGGCACTCACAAAATACCTGTCGCTCGCAACCTAAGAGATAAGGTTTTTAATATAATACTGAATAACAGGTTAATTTCGAAACCGTAG
- a CDS encoding TonB-dependent receptor, which yields MRQYSYMKNTLLIMLLFVSVIPAFAKGELPKDTLYTELKNDIVILSTTKETNSLKSLPAAVSVFSPKNLDALQVHSLKDLSAIVPNYFAADYGSKMTAPVYIRGIGARSGDQTVSMYVDNIPYFNTTSFDAELFDIQRIEVLRGTQGTLYGRNAMGGIMNIYTYSPLTYEGTSVKIGRGNYGLFTANASHYQRLNSKMGFSAGAYYRQDNGYFTNLYTGKKADDLKNAGGRAKFVWDITSRLSLNYSLSFDYVDQGAFPYANVATGDINYDSEGYYKRRLVTNGLALKYTGNNYEINSTTGYQYLNDEMNMDQDYTPLSLFQINQRQRQNSLSQEVTVKSVSASDYQWSFGGYGFYDYLHNTPPVYMMKDGIKRFLQDPLTNAGAPITFTDNQIDLNGQYKRPIYGLAAFHQSTFNNLFGLKGFSATLGLRLDYEKTKLDYNAYTSAGFDINTGPGRPVMSHRVDTAVVGSSSSDYLELLPKGVLKYQFNPSSYVYASASRGYKAGGHNIQIFADLLQEALEAKMKNSMPGSQPSEEGTPINERISYDPEYSWNYELGGQTDIISNTLSANVALYYMDVRDVQITQFIKTGGGRMVSNAGKAESKGLEVGIKARPCNGFYLYASYGLADATFKDYKVRDKEGTVIHDYTGNHIPFAPSSTFSIGGSISYDFKHNTILDKITFDTNFAGVGKVYWAEDNNMSQGFYGTLNAHLALDKSIFTLEIWGKNILDRDYNTFLFESMGDYFAQKGKPMRWGASLKIAL from the coding sequence ATGAGACAATATTCCTATATGAAAAATACATTGTTGATAATGTTGTTATTTGTATCTGTAATTCCGGCTTTTGCAAAGGGCGAATTGCCAAAAGATACATTATATACAGAGTTAAAAAATGACATAGTTATACTTTCCACGACGAAAGAAACCAACAGCCTGAAATCATTGCCGGCCGCAGTTTCGGTTTTCTCTCCAAAGAATCTGGATGCATTACAGGTACACTCCTTGAAGGATCTGAGCGCTATTGTGCCTAACTATTTTGCTGCCGATTATGGCTCTAAAATGACTGCACCTGTTTATATACGGGGAATAGGCGCACGGTCAGGAGATCAGACGGTGAGTATGTATGTGGATAATATTCCGTATTTTAATACGACATCTTTCGATGCCGAATTATTCGATATACAGCGGATAGAGGTGCTTAGGGGTACACAGGGTACACTCTATGGCCGCAATGCAATGGGTGGTATTATGAATATCTATACCTATTCACCATTGACATATGAAGGCACGAGTGTGAAGATAGGTAGAGGAAATTATGGCTTGTTTACCGCCAATGCGTCCCATTATCAGAGGTTAAATAGCAAAATGGGCTTTTCTGCCGGAGCATATTACAGGCAGGATAACGGATATTTCACAAATTTATATACAGGCAAAAAGGCCGATGACCTTAAAAATGCAGGAGGACGTGCCAAGTTTGTATGGGATATAACCTCACGTCTTTCTTTGAATTACAGTCTGAGCTTCGATTATGTAGATCAGGGGGCTTTCCCCTATGCGAATGTAGCCACAGGGGATATAAATTACGATTCGGAAGGCTACTACAAGCGTAGGCTGGTAACAAACGGACTGGCTCTGAAATATACAGGTAACAACTACGAGATAAATTCCACAACCGGATATCAATACCTGAATGACGAAATGAATATGGATCAGGATTATACACCTTTGTCCCTTTTTCAGATCAATCAACGGCAACGTCAGAACTCATTGAGTCAGGAAGTAACGGTTAAGTCTGTGAGTGCATCCGATTATCAGTGGTCGTTCGGCGGATATGGTTTTTACGATTATCTGCACAACACGCCTCCCGTATACATGATGAAAGACGGGATAAAGCGTTTTCTGCAAGACCCACTGACAAACGCAGGGGCACCCATTACTTTTACCGATAATCAGATTGACCTGAATGGACAGTACAAACGTCCTATCTATGGATTGGCAGCCTTTCATCAATCGACATTCAATAACCTGTTCGGACTAAAAGGCTTCTCTGCCACATTGGGTTTACGTCTCGATTATGAAAAGACAAAACTGGATTATAATGCCTATACCTCTGCCGGATTTGATATTAATACTGGGCCGGGCAGACCTGTTATGTCGCACAGGGTGGATACAGCAGTAGTAGGTAGTTCGTCTTCCGATTATTTGGAATTGCTACCTAAGGGAGTGTTGAAATACCAGTTCAACCCGAGCTCATATGTGTATGCTTCGGCATCCAGAGGTTATAAAGCTGGTGGACACAATATCCAGATATTTGCAGATTTACTGCAAGAGGCACTTGAGGCAAAGATGAAAAACAGTATGCCGGGAAGCCAACCCTCGGAAGAAGGTACTCCGATAAATGAGCGTATCTCATATGACCCTGAATATAGCTGGAATTACGAACTGGGAGGACAGACTGATATAATCAGCAATACTTTATCCGCCAATGTTGCCTTGTACTATATGGATGTACGCGATGTACAGATCACCCAGTTTATAAAAACCGGGGGCGGGCGTATGGTAAGCAATGCAGGTAAGGCAGAGAGCAAAGGACTGGAAGTAGGGATAAAGGCCCGTCCGTGCAATGGCTTTTATCTTTATGCAAGCTATGGATTAGCTGATGCTACTTTCAAAGATTATAAAGTAAGGGACAAAGAGGGGACTGTTATCCACGATTATACAGGAAACCATATTCCTTTTGCTCCAAGCTCTACATTCAGCATAGGGGGCAGTATTTCATATGATTTCAAACATAATACAATTCTGGATAAGATTACATTCGATACCAATTTTGCAGGAGTAGGCAAGGTATATTGGGCAGAGGACAATAATATGTCGCAAGGCTTCTACGGCACGCTAAATGCTCATTTGGCTTTGGATAAGAGTATATTTACACTCGAAATATGGGGAAAGAATATCCTCGACAGGGATTATAATACGTTCTTGTTCGAATCTATGGGCGACTATTTTGCACAGAAAGGGAAGCCTATGCGCTGGGGGGCGTCGCTGAAAATAGCATTATAG
- a CDS encoding histidine kinase — protein sequence MNSILRWISPFLLALVTTTGIRLISDISTSSPFWNRAATINLKDFLVSIVSCYLLDFGLRYHISRKNSDIQKSRQAFLDYVWIGLLIFIGSNISLFVAHYFIEYPNYLVDFIIAYVVVVPIGLFYYAMIRNTQIRKNYNEQALQLEKLRNKQLEAELDFLKAQYHPHFLFNALNTVYFQIDEEQEAAKRTTELLSDLLRYQLYGIKHEVTMQQEIEYLETYIKFQQLRTNERLVIKTDFDPQLNTQKIQPLLFQPLIENAFKYVGGEYYLNISLKSEGNQIIFRIENSIPQPMPDSRKDRGIGINNLQRRLELLYSDKHSLTTEQKDSSFFAELIIETN from the coding sequence ATGAACTCTATACTCCGCTGGATATCGCCCTTTTTACTGGCACTTGTCACTACGACAGGAATCCGTCTGATTTCGGACATCTCTACATCCAGCCCCTTCTGGAACAGAGCTGCGACTATCAACTTAAAAGACTTCCTCGTTTCCATTGTTAGCTGTTATCTCCTCGATTTTGGTCTCAGGTACCACATTAGTCGTAAGAACAGCGATATACAAAAGAGTCGTCAAGCATTCTTAGACTATGTATGGATTGGCCTGTTAATTTTCATTGGTTCAAACATCTCTCTGTTTGTAGCACACTATTTTATCGAGTATCCTAACTATCTTGTCGACTTTATTATTGCCTATGTCGTGGTCGTCCCAATCGGACTATTCTATTATGCTATGATCCGTAATACTCAAATACGTAAGAACTATAACGAGCAGGCTCTTCAACTGGAAAAACTCAGAAACAAACAACTGGAAGCCGAACTCGATTTTCTGAAAGCCCAATACCATCCTCATTTTCTGTTCAACGCGCTAAACACTGTTTATTTTCAAATAGACGAAGAACAAGAAGCCGCCAAAAGAACTACCGAATTACTATCAGACCTGCTTCGCTACCAACTCTATGGCATCAAACATGAAGTAACCATGCAGCAAGAGATAGAATACCTGGAAACATATATCAAATTCCAGCAACTCCGCACAAATGAGCGTTTGGTCATTAAGACCGATTTCGACCCTCAACTGAATACACAGAAGATTCAGCCCCTGCTTTTCCAGCCATTAATAGAAAATGCTTTCAAGTATGTCGGCGGAGAATACTATCTGAATATCAGCCTCAAATCCGAAGGGAATCAAATCATATTCCGGATAGAGAACTCAATACCTCAACCAATGCCCGACAGCAGGAAAGATAGAGGTATAGGTATCAACAACCTGCAAAGAAGGCTCGAACTCTTATATTCTGACAAACATAGTCTCACAACAGAGCAAAAAGACAGCTCTTTCTTTGCCGAATTAATAATTGAAACCAACTAA
- the rhaT gene encoding L-rhamnose/proton symporter RhaT yields MNTIIGLIIIAIGSLGQSSSYVPINKVKNWSWECFWLIQGIFAWLIFPLIGALLAVPSGFSLTELLFSGGDTILKPIGYGVLWGIGGLTFGLSMRYLGIALGQSLALGTCSAFGTLIPALLKGENLFEGNGLILLIGVSIAIAGIAIIGYAGALKSRNMSEEEKKKAVKDFALKKGILIALLAGVMSACFNLGLEAGAPLKAKLLDAGASTLLALNPVILLVTTGGFITNAVYCLYQNYKNKTFKDYTSITGANWANNLMFCALAGLLWYSQFFGLGIGQSFFEPGSVMMAFSWSILMSLNVLFSNLWGIILKEWKGSGQKTITILSIGLLVLIISIILPQLLK; encoded by the coding sequence ATGAATACAATCATAGGGTTAATAATAATTGCAATAGGAAGCCTCGGGCAATCCAGTTCTTATGTACCGATTAATAAAGTCAAAAATTGGTCATGGGAATGCTTTTGGCTTATACAAGGAATTTTTGCTTGGTTGATTTTTCCTTTAATAGGAGCATTATTGGCTGTTCCCTCCGGTTTCTCACTTACCGAACTATTGTTTTCCGGAGGGGACACCATATTGAAGCCAATAGGATATGGTGTTCTCTGGGGAATAGGCGGGCTTACATTCGGTCTTAGTATGCGTTATCTGGGTATTGCACTCGGGCAATCGCTGGCACTGGGTACCTGCTCGGCCTTCGGTACATTGATTCCGGCTCTGCTGAAAGGAGAGAACCTTTTTGAAGGCAACGGGCTTATTCTCCTTATCGGAGTATCCATAGCTATTGCAGGTATCGCTATAATCGGATATGCCGGAGCGTTGAAATCCCGTAATATGTCGGAGGAGGAAAAGAAAAAGGCGGTAAAGGATTTTGCACTGAAAAAAGGTATCCTCATCGCACTTCTGGCTGGGGTAATGAGCGCCTGCTTCAACCTCGGACTGGAAGCAGGGGCACCTCTAAAGGCTAAATTACTAGACGCTGGAGCAAGCACCCTGCTGGCACTCAACCCGGTTATATTACTTGTTACCACCGGTGGCTTCATCACTAATGCAGTCTATTGCCTTTATCAGAATTATAAAAATAAAACGTTCAAAGATTATACATCTATTACAGGGGCTAACTGGGCAAACAACCTTATGTTTTGCGCTTTGGCCGGATTACTTTGGTATTCTCAATTCTTCGGATTGGGTATCGGTCAGAGCTTCTTCGAGCCGGGCAGTGTAATGATGGCATTCTCGTGGAGTATCCTTATGTCGCTGAACGTACTCTTCAGTAACCTGTGGGGCATTATACTAAAAGAGTGGAAAGGTTCGGGACAGAAGACGATTACAATACTGAGTATAGGATTGTTGGTACTGATAATTTCTATTATTCTACCTCAGCTATTAAAGTAA